One window of Myxocyprinus asiaticus isolate MX2 ecotype Aquarium Trade chromosome 6, UBuf_Myxa_2, whole genome shotgun sequence genomic DNA carries:
- the penka gene encoding proenkephalin a, translating to MALIVNWWTLALSACLVLTVRAECGRDCALCVYRLFRQQIESDTVTCTLECEGTVDSRKLQICKDILTEEERLAIDNLKQAEDSADHLLAKKYGGFMKRYGGFMIKKSAEIGAGAPTESDGTETISKKYGGFMKKNKAEGGAEDEQVKLLSEILRVGLGSELDDQNDGDVVKRYGGFMRSVQGNSDLEEAGRDLHKRYGGFMRRVGRPEWLDNQKSNGFLKRTWEDGGETALPELQKRYGGFMD from the exons ATGGCGTTAATTGTGAACTGGTGGACTCTGGCTTTGAGCGCCTGTCTCGTGCTGACGGTTCGAGCTGAATGCGGCAGAGATTGCGCGCTATGCGTTTATCGGCTGTTCCGTCAACAGATAGAAAGTGACACAGTG ACCTGCACATTAGAGTGTGAAGGGACTGTGGACTCCAGAAAGCTGCAAATCTGCAAAGACATCCTGACCGAAGAGGAGCGCCTTGCTATTGACAACCTCAAGCAAGCAGAAGACAGTGCAGACCATCTGCTCGCCAAGAAATATGGTGGCTTCATGAAGCGTTATGGGGGCTTCATGATTAAGAAGTCAGCAGAGATTGGTGCTGGAGCCCCAACTGAGAGTGATGGCACAGAAACCATTAGTAAGAAATACGGAGGTTTTATGAAGAAGAACAAGGCAGAGGGCGGAGCCGAAGACGAACAAGTGAAACTGCTGAGTGAGATCCTCAGAGTTGGCCTCGGCTCAGAGTTAGATGACCAAAATGACGGGGACGTCGTCAAACGCTATGGGGGCTTTATGAGGAGCGTACAGGGGAACAGCGATCTAGAGGAGGCGGGAAGAGACCTGCACAAGCGCTATGGGGGGTTTATGCGCAGAGTGGGCAGGCCTGAATGGTTGGACAACCAGAAAAGCAATGGGTTTCTGAAACGCACTTGGGAGGATGGAGGTGAGACAGCGCTGCCTGAATTGCAGAAGAGATATGGAGGATTCATGGATTAG
- the sdr16c5a gene encoding short chain dehydrogenase/reductase family 16C, member 5a isoform X1 yields the protein MNLFLETLRLILLTIYYHLEALIKLLIPLKKKDVSGEIVLITGAGHGIGRLMALEFATLDVSLVLWDINVDGLKETARQVRDKGASKVHYYECDCSDRAMVYRVADQVKSEVGDVTILINNAGIVNGRKFMDTPDALIEKTLKVNAMSHFWTYKAFLPAMTAKNHGHLVSVASSAGLTGVNGLADYCASKFAAVGFAESVALELMGEGKDGVKTTIVCPYFINTGMFDGCKTKWPRLLPILDPDYVAKMIVNAILTDQVYVLLPKSLYVLIALKGLVPYKQSVILSVYFGAFNFMDAFKGREKKQD from the exons ATGAACTTATTCTTGGAGACTCTTCGATTGATACTGTTAACCATCTACTACCACTTGGAAGCCTTAATAAAACTACTCATTCCACTGAAGAAGAAAGATGTATCCGGTGAGATAGTGCTCATCACTGGGGCAGGTCATGGTATTGGCAGACTTATGGCCCTCGAGTTTGCCACACTTGACGTTTCACTGGTCCTATGGGACATCAATGTGGACGGGCTGAAAGAGACTGCAAGGCAGGTTAGAGATAAAGGAGCATCAAAGGTGCATTACTACGAGTGTGACTGCAGTGACAGAGCAATGGTCTATCGAGTGGCAGATCAG GTAAAAAGTGAAGTCGGCGATGTCACCATACTAATAAACAATGCAGGCATTGTCAATGGTAGGAAGTTCATGGACACTCCTGATGCACTAATTGAGAAAACACTCAAAGTTAATGCAATGTCTCACTTTTGG ACATATAAAGCGTTTCTGCCTGCCATGACAGCCAAGAATCATGGACATCTGGTCAGTGTTGCTAGTTCTGCTGGTTTGACAGGTGTCAATGGACTGGCAG ATTATTGTGCAAGTAAGTTTGCGGCTGTGGGTTTTGCGGAGTCAGTGGCCCTTGAGCTAATGGGTGAAGGGAAGGATGGAGTCAAAACCACAATTGTCTGCCCATACTTCATCAACACGGGCATGTTTGATGGCTGTAAGACAAA GTGGCCCCGACTGCTGCCCATCTTGGATCCAGACTATGTTGCTAAGATGATCGTCAATGCCATTCTAACAGATCAAGTTTATGTCTTACTTCCAAAGTCCTTGTACGTTTTGATAGCCTTGAAAGG TTTGGTCCCGTACAAGCAATCCGTCATCCTGAGTGTGTACTTTGGGGCCTTCAATTTCATGGATGCTTTCAAAGGACGAGAAAAGAAACAGGACTAA
- the sdr16c5a gene encoding short chain dehydrogenase/reductase family 16C, member 5a isoform X2: MNLFLETLRLILLTIYYHLEALIKLLIPLKKKDVSGEIVLITGAGHGIGRLMALEFATLDVSLVLWDINVDGLKETARQVRDKGASKVHYYECDCSDRAMVYRVADQTYKAFLPAMTAKNHGHLVSVASSAGLTGVNGLADYCASKFAAVGFAESVALELMGEGKDGVKTTIVCPYFINTGMFDGCKTKWPRLLPILDPDYVAKMIVNAILTDQVYVLLPKSLYVLIALKGLVPYKQSVILSVYFGAFNFMDAFKGREKKQD; the protein is encoded by the exons ATGAACTTATTCTTGGAGACTCTTCGATTGATACTGTTAACCATCTACTACCACTTGGAAGCCTTAATAAAACTACTCATTCCACTGAAGAAGAAAGATGTATCCGGTGAGATAGTGCTCATCACTGGGGCAGGTCATGGTATTGGCAGACTTATGGCCCTCGAGTTTGCCACACTTGACGTTTCACTGGTCCTATGGGACATCAATGTGGACGGGCTGAAAGAGACTGCAAGGCAGGTTAGAGATAAAGGAGCATCAAAGGTGCATTACTACGAGTGTGACTGCAGTGACAGAGCAATGGTCTATCGAGTGGCAGATCAG ACATATAAAGCGTTTCTGCCTGCCATGACAGCCAAGAATCATGGACATCTGGTCAGTGTTGCTAGTTCTGCTGGTTTGACAGGTGTCAATGGACTGGCAG ATTATTGTGCAAGTAAGTTTGCGGCTGTGGGTTTTGCGGAGTCAGTGGCCCTTGAGCTAATGGGTGAAGGGAAGGATGGAGTCAAAACCACAATTGTCTGCCCATACTTCATCAACACGGGCATGTTTGATGGCTGTAAGACAAA GTGGCCCCGACTGCTGCCCATCTTGGATCCAGACTATGTTGCTAAGATGATCGTCAATGCCATTCTAACAGATCAAGTTTATGTCTTACTTCCAAAGTCCTTGTACGTTTTGATAGCCTTGAAAGG TTTGGTCCCGTACAAGCAATCCGTCATCCTGAGTGTGTACTTTGGGGCCTTCAATTTCATGGATGCTTTCAAAGGACGAGAAAAGAAACAGGACTAA